Genomic DNA from Candidatus Methylomirabilota bacterium:
GTCGCCCGGCGGGCGCTCCGCCGCGAGGACTGGCCTGGGTCATCCCGAGCCGGATCCTCACCGGGGCCGCCTATCTGCGGCTCCTTCTGGTCGCCCCCTCCGAGCAGCGGACGGGACTCGGCGCCCGCCTCCTGGCGGCGGCCGAGGACCGGGCGCGCGGCGGGGCCAATCACCTCGTCCTGCTGGTCACCGCGGACAACACGGGCGCCCGACGCTTCTACGAGCGCCACGGGTACCGGCACGTCGGCGACCTGCCGGACTTCGCCCGGCCCGGCCTCGACGAGGCCCTCTATCAGAAGGCCCTGCGGCCGCCCGCCGACCGGCTCTCCGTGTGACTCGGTATCGCGCCCCCCGGGAAAGGAAAACCCCCGGCACGACACGTCCGGGGGTTTGGGACCGCCCGCCGCGACGCGGCGGGCGCGATCAGGGAGCGACGAAAGGATTGGCGGAGAGGCCGGGATTCGAACCCGGGACCGGGCTCAACACCCGGTAACCGCTTAGCAGGCGGCTGCCTTCGGCCGACTCGGCCACCTCTCCGCGC
This window encodes:
- a CDS encoding GNAT family N-acetyltransferase — its product is MSADLVVAPATAEDLPVLAELMAASSLLLRYGTTRDTALAALVRARRAGDVLLTGRPAGAPPRGLAWVIPSRILTGAAYLRLLLVAPSEQRTGLGARLLAAAEDRARGGANHLVLLVTADNTGARRFYERHGYRHVGDLPDFARPGLDEALYQKALRPPADRLSV